A region of Colletotrichum destructivum chromosome 11, complete sequence DNA encodes the following proteins:
- a CDS encoding Putative serine/threonine-protein kinase/endoribonuclease IRE1/2, with product MNVEIENGSLHEPPDLLATRFEILDKSEAFEDVDGEFKFTKTLVVYGDGKNIYHAVSKARSSELSNLSINQLTTKVLIPATAYSPLFVPTFTRAPDLLPSNTYVKKPSLLSYDRIHQGLLKNNIADNVLAEVQVCELLKQNSHPNIARYLGCQVLDGRIVGICFAKYEKTLMEAVNPHGFMKRKFSTTRQGVGNHGRQLDGIEDGIKHLHSLELVHNDLNPSNIMIDGSTWVIIDFGSCRCKGESLDGVGRTYEWFDEAVHSSLPQNDLDALREIRNWLEGAPPDAFQFKE from the exons ATGAACGTCGAGATTGAAAATGGTAGTTTACACGAAC CTCCAGATTTGCTCGCTACACGCTTCGAAATACTAGACAAGAGTGAGGCATTTGAAGACGTTGACGGCGAGTTCAAGTTCACCAAAACCCTCGTTGTCTACGGGGACGGCAAAAATATCTACCATGCAGTCAGCAAGGCTCGTAGCTCCGAATTATCGAATCTCAGCATAAACCAGCTCACCACCAAGGTTTTGATACCCGCCACCGCTTACAGTCCTCTCTTCGTACCAACCTTCACACGAGCGCCCGACCTGCTGCCATCGAACACATATGTCAAGAAGCCAAGCCTCCTTTCTTACGATCGCATTCATCAAGGTCTTCTAAAGAACAACATCGCGGACAATGTCCTTGCCGAGGTTCAAGTCTGCGAACTCCTGAAGCAAAATTCACATCCCAACATCGCGAGATACCTGGGTTGCCAAGTCTTGGACGGCAGAATTGTCGGTATCTGCTTCGCAAAATACGAAAAGACGCTGATGGAAGCGGTCAATCCACATGGCTTCATGAAAAGGAAGTTCAGTACAACTCGCCAAGGTGTCGGTAACCACGGTCGACAACTGGATGGCATTGAAGACGGCATAAAGCATCTCCATTCACTCGAACTTGTCCATAACGACCTGAACCCCAGCAATATCATGATTGACGGAAGTACATGGGTTATCATCGATTTTGGGTCGTGTCGCTGCAAGGGGGAAAGCTTGGATGGCGTTGGTCGTACTTACGAATGGTTTGACGAAGCGGTGCACAGCTCTCTGCCCCAAAATGACCTGGATGCGCTGCGTGAGATCCGAAATTGGCTGGAAGGGGCCCCCCCCGATGCATTCCAATTCAAAGAGTAG